A part of Flavobacteriales bacterium genomic DNA contains:
- a CDS encoding HlyD family secretion protein: MLNISNVSINKYIDRKRFSALHKAESRVSDNVLRNTVGTFFAIALLFMFVPWTQNIRAGGNVTTLKPNQRPQSIHSVIGGRIEKWFVQEGDFVAEGDTILFISEVKDEYFDPQLLNRTQDQLKAKEMSVDAYMDKVRALDNQVDALVQTAALKLEQAKNKYKQAELKVVADSMDYQAYKVNFDIAKTQFERFKGLYDNGLKSLTELENKKNSMQKAQAEMISGENKLLTSKNELINAEVELISIQAQYRDDIAKAESEKFTAMSSMYDAEAVVTKLQNQYMNYSVRTGMYYITAPQDGYITKAIQSGIGETVKEGTPIVSVMPAQYDLAVAMYVKPIDLPLLEKGAPVRIQFDGWPAIVFSGWPNTSYGTYGGNVFAIDNFISDNGMYRVLVAPDPTDHPWPEALRVGAGTLNMMLLKDVPIWYELWRQVNGFPPDYYKPISKPETAKGK; encoded by the coding sequence ATGCTCAATATTTCAAACGTATCTATCAATAAATACATCGACCGAAAGCGCTTTTCGGCTTTGCATAAAGCCGAAAGCAGGGTTTCGGATAACGTATTGCGAAACACTGTTGGAACCTTTTTCGCCATTGCCCTATTATTCATGTTCGTTCCATGGACACAGAATATTAGGGCAGGCGGAAACGTGACCACGCTAAAGCCTAATCAGCGGCCTCAGTCCATTCACTCCGTAATAGGCGGAAGAATTGAAAAATGGTTTGTTCAAGAAGGCGATTTTGTGGCAGAAGGAGACACCATTCTTTTTATTTCAGAGGTTAAAGACGAGTATTTCGATCCTCAGTTATTGAACCGGACGCAAGATCAGCTAAAGGCAAAGGAAATGTCTGTTGATGCGTACATGGATAAAGTGCGCGCCTTGGACAATCAGGTTGATGCCTTAGTTCAAACAGCTGCACTTAAATTGGAACAGGCCAAGAATAAGTACAAACAGGCAGAACTGAAGGTTGTGGCCGATAGCATGGATTATCAAGCATATAAGGTCAATTTCGATATTGCCAAAACGCAATTCGAGCGTTTCAAAGGACTGTATGATAATGGTTTGAAATCGCTTACAGAACTTGAGAATAAGAAGAACTCGATGCAAAAGGCACAGGCCGAAATGATCTCGGGCGAGAATAAACTACTTACCAGCAAAAACGAACTGATCAATGCCGAAGTGGAATTGATTTCCATACAGGCGCAATACAGAGATGATATCGCCAAGGCAGAATCGGAAAAATTCACAGCCATGAGCAGCATGTACGATGCGGAGGCAGTGGTCACCAAACTCCAGAATCAATACATGAACTATTCGGTTCGTACAGGAATGTATTACATCACTGCTCCTCAGGATGGTTATATCACCAAAGCCATTCAATCTGGAATTGGCGAAACCGTGAAAGAAGGAACACCCATTGTGAGTGTAATGCCGGCACAATACGATCTGGCCGTTGCCATGTACGTAAAACCTATCGATCTTCCGCTTTTGGAAAAAGGAGCACCTGTCCGTATTCAGTTCGATGGATGGCCGGCCATTGTCTTTTCTGGTTGGCCAAATACCAGCTACGGAACCTATGGCGGAAATGTGTTTGCCATCGACAATTTTATTAGCGATAACGGTATGTATCGTGTGCTTGTGGCGCCCGATCCAACCGATCATCCTTGGCCCGAAGCATTGCGTGTTGGCGCAGGAACGCTGAATATGATGCTGTTGAAAGATGTACCGATCTGGTACGAGCTATGGCGACAGGTAAATGGATTTCCGCCCGATTATTACAAACCGATTTCGAAGCCAGAAACGGCTAAAGGAAAATGA
- a CDS encoding ABC transporter ATP-binding protein/permease, whose product MTTSLSPIQRFWRLLSPDRKEIKNLYVYAIFNGLINLSLPLGIQAIINLIQGGEVSTAWVVLVSVVVAGVAATGILQIAQLRITENLQQKIFARSAFEFAFRIPKVKMEAIYKHYAPELMNRFFDTLTVQKGLPKILIDFSTAVLQVVFGLILLSFYHPFFILFSLILIILVYAIFRFTGARGLETSLKESKYKYKVAHWLEELARTGTTFKLAGKTELPLTRMNSEVENYLQARESHFKVLVQQYSLMVIFKAVVAAGLLAMGGILVMQQLMNIGQFVAAEIIILLVMASVEKLVMSMESIYDVLTALEKIGQVTDLEIERTEGIDTVCKTKDCGMEVKLNNVDFTYPDGDKQILKNVSLHLKSGESIIVSGVNGSGKSTLLQIVAGLYDVSSGSVIYNGLAKGSLNLDSLRTSIGDCLTHEQLFDGTVMENISMGRKNATFENVQWAVENLKLDKFISELPQGFDTLIEPQGRKLPKSIMQKLLLARSIADKPKLLLLEDALEHLDESENNAIVDFLVDKNNDWSIVAISANPYFKTKVDRLAFMENGELILNNK is encoded by the coding sequence ATGACAACCAGTCTTAGCCCGATTCAACGTTTTTGGAGACTGCTCTCTCCTGATCGAAAGGAGATCAAAAACCTATACGTTTATGCCATTTTTAATGGATTGATCAATCTTTCGTTGCCACTTGGAATTCAAGCAATTATCAACCTCATACAGGGTGGAGAGGTAAGCACTGCATGGGTGGTTCTTGTGTCGGTGGTTGTAGCTGGTGTGGCAGCAACAGGAATATTGCAGATAGCACAACTTCGAATAACTGAAAATCTACAACAGAAGATCTTTGCCCGTTCTGCCTTCGAATTCGCTTTTCGGATTCCTAAAGTGAAAATGGAGGCCATCTATAAGCATTATGCGCCTGAATTGATGAATCGATTTTTCGATACGTTGACGGTTCAAAAAGGGCTTCCAAAGATCCTGATCGATTTTTCAACCGCTGTGTTGCAGGTCGTATTCGGACTCATTCTTTTATCTTTTTATCATCCATTCTTCATCCTTTTCAGTTTGATTTTGATCATTCTGGTCTATGCCATATTCCGTTTTACTGGTGCTCGCGGCTTAGAAACAAGTCTCAAAGAATCGAAATACAAATACAAGGTAGCGCACTGGCTAGAGGAATTGGCACGCACCGGAACCACGTTCAAATTGGCAGGCAAAACGGAATTGCCGCTGACTAGAATGAATTCGGAAGTTGAGAACTATCTGCAAGCCCGCGAAAGCCATTTCAAAGTGCTCGTTCAGCAGTATTCACTTATGGTCATTTTTAAAGCAGTGGTTGCTGCAGGACTATTGGCCATGGGCGGAATTCTTGTGATGCAGCAATTGATGAACATCGGTCAGTTTGTGGCTGCAGAGATCATCATTCTGTTGGTAATGGCCTCGGTAGAAAAGTTGGTGATGAGCATGGAAAGCATTTATGATGTGCTTACTGCCTTAGAAAAAATTGGGCAGGTTACTGATCTCGAAATTGAAAGGACGGAAGGCATTGATACTGTTTGCAAAACGAAGGATTGCGGAATGGAGGTCAAGTTGAACAATGTCGATTTTACCTATCCTGATGGAGATAAGCAGATATTGAAAAACGTTTCGCTGCACTTGAAAAGTGGCGAATCAATCATCGTCTCAGGCGTAAATGGATCAGGAAAAAGTACGCTGCTTCAAATAGTGGCCGGACTTTATGATGTGTCCAGCGGATCGGTGATATACAATGGTTTGGCCAAAGGAAGTTTGAATTTGGATTCGTTGCGCACATCAATTGGAGATTGCCTGACGCACGAACAGTTGTTTGATGGAACCGTTATGGAAAACATCTCGATGGGGCGCAAGAATGCCACTTTCGAAAACGTACAATGGGCAGTTGAAAATCTGAAACTCGACAAATTCATCAGCGAATTGCCTCAAGGATTTGATACACTGATAGAACCGCAGGGACGAAAGCTCCCGAAAAGTATCATGCAGAAATTGCTTCTAGCAAGAAGTATTGCCGACAAACCCAAACTTCTGCTGTTAGAAGATGCCTTGGAGCACTTGGATGAATCTGAGAATAACGCCATTGTCGACTTTCTGGTTGATAAGAATAATGATTGGAGCATTGTGGCAATTTCAGCTAATCCCTATTTCAAAACCAAGGTCGATAGATTGGCATTCATGGAGAACGGGGAATTGATCCTTAACAATAAATAA
- a CDS encoding YdcF family protein produces MKLIFKFLFLFTVCASLSHSSSAKRNSDVLYDAIIVPGYPFYPSGKMNPIYKARLYWAYHLYKTGRTKHIIVSGNAVSSPYVEAKVYALYLVELGIDPEHIIIEDRAEHSLENVFYSMEIAKAHGFEKVAVVSDKAHSIMIKYLNRKFDHEITADFIPARWRFVILNYWNKFDLDIDHSKAFVDDFVHISERKTEEERKRGTSGHLWKPSSEVCWSYASDLVSSSQ; encoded by the coding sequence ATGAAACTCATTTTTAAGTTCCTGTTCCTCTTTACCGTATGCGCATCTTTAAGCCATTCCAGTTCGGCAAAAAGAAATTCAGACGTGCTTTACGATGCCATAATTGTGCCTGGCTATCCGTTTTACCCTAGCGGAAAAATGAATCCGATTTACAAAGCCAGACTGTATTGGGCTTATCATTTATACAAGACCGGAAGGACTAAGCACATCATTGTTTCCGGAAATGCTGTAAGTTCTCCTTACGTGGAAGCAAAGGTTTATGCGCTTTATCTCGTAGAATTAGGCATAGACCCGGAACATATCATCATTGAAGACAGAGCTGAACACAGCCTTGAGAATGTATTTTATTCGATGGAAATAGCTAAAGCACATGGATTTGAAAAAGTGGCTGTTGTTTCTGATAAGGCTCATTCCATCATGATCAAATACTTGAACCGCAAATTCGATCACGAAATAACGGCCGACTTTATTCCTGCTCGATGGCGATTCGTTATCCTAAACTATTGGAACAAATTTGATCTCGACATAGATCACTCGAAAGCATTTGTAGATGATTTCGTGCACATCTCAGAAAGAAAGACAGAAGAGGAACGCAAACGGGGCACCAGCGGTCACCTTTGGAAGCCCTCAAGCGAAGTTTGCTGGAGTTACGCTTCCGACCTCGTATCAAGCTCTCAATAG
- a CDS encoding LysR family transcriptional regulator has protein sequence MNYTLHQLKVFLKVVEHESITRASEDLFLTQPAVSIQLKKLQDQFTIPLTEVVGRKLYVTDFGKEIAVAAENILNQVEAINYKTIQYKNQLGGRLKISIASTGKYVMPYFLSDFMHSHKGVDLLMDVTNKSQVIKSLENNEVDFALVSMIPEQMNLNRIELLQNKLFLVGSPKVHARGTDVNSIFSEFPLLFRELGSSTRYSMEEFIKENAIPIVKKVELTSNEAVKQAVIAGLGYTIMPLIGIKNELKNGDLVIVDHPGLPLITQWNLIWLSAKKLSPVAEAFSSYLIDQKDRIVSERFSWYEDY, from the coding sequence ATGAATTACACTTTGCATCAATTGAAAGTGTTCTTGAAAGTGGTAGAGCACGAAAGCATCACTAGAGCTTCTGAAGACCTTTTTCTTACTCAGCCGGCCGTTTCCATTCAACTCAAAAAGTTGCAAGATCAATTCACCATTCCTTTGACTGAGGTGGTTGGTAGGAAATTGTATGTCACCGATTTTGGGAAGGAAATAGCAGTTGCAGCTGAAAATATTTTGAATCAAGTAGAGGCGATCAACTACAAGACCATTCAGTACAAGAACCAACTCGGTGGCAGATTGAAAATCTCTATCGCGTCTACCGGAAAATATGTGATGCCTTATTTTCTTTCAGACTTCATGCACTCGCATAAAGGTGTTGATCTGTTAATGGATGTGACCAATAAATCGCAGGTGATAAAAAGTCTCGAAAACAACGAGGTCGATTTCGCCCTAGTATCCATGATTCCTGAACAAATGAATTTGAACAGGATTGAATTGCTGCAGAACAAGTTATTTCTTGTTGGAAGTCCAAAGGTTCATGCAAGAGGCACGGATGTGAATAGCATCTTCTCAGAATTTCCACTTCTGTTCCGAGAGTTGGGCTCCTCAACAAGATATTCTATGGAGGAATTCATTAAGGAAAACGCAATTCCAATTGTAAAGAAAGTTGAATTAACTTCTAATGAAGCGGTAAAGCAGGCAGTAATTGCTGGTCTTGGTTACACGATAATGCCACTTATTGGAATCAAGAATGAGCTTAAGAACGGAGATCTGGTAATTGTTGATCATCCTGGACTTCCACTCATAACTCAATGGAATCTTATTTGGTTGAGTGCCAAAAAACTGTCTCCAGTTGCCGAGGCTTTTTCCAGTTATCTGATTGATCAAAAAGATCGAATTGTATCAGAACGCTTCAGTTGGTACGAAGACTATTGA
- a CDS encoding sodium-dependent bicarbonate transport family permease, with protein MNTDLLLDNLTNPALLFFFLGAIAVQLKSDLEIPGTSSKFISLYLLISIGFKGGQELAHTHLGLEIFWAVMFGITLALVVPIYSFFILRSKLGIANAGAIAAAYGSVSAVTFVTSIAFLDTQEITFSGHMVAVMALMEAPSIAVGILLIALFSTKRDAAVSVPSVIKHSLTNGSVLLILGSLLIGFLTNDHQAEGIRPFTTDIFKGFLAVFLLDMGITSGKKLSAFWSNGWFPFAFAVIVPLFNGCFVSVISQFITPNPGDRFLFAILAASASYIAVPAAMKIAAPKANLGLYLPMALAITFPLNITIGMPLYMSLIRM; from the coding sequence ATGAACACGGATCTATTACTTGACAATCTCACTAATCCTGCACTTCTTTTCTTCTTTTTAGGAGCGATTGCAGTTCAACTAAAAAGCGACCTAGAAATCCCAGGAACTTCTTCCAAGTTTATTTCGCTTTATCTTTTGATTTCCATTGGATTCAAAGGAGGACAAGAATTAGCACACACTCATCTCGGATTAGAGATCTTTTGGGCTGTGATGTTCGGGATAACGCTCGCTTTGGTAGTTCCGATCTACTCTTTCTTCATTTTACGTTCAAAGCTTGGAATAGCAAATGCTGGAGCAATTGCAGCCGCATATGGTTCTGTGAGTGCTGTGACATTCGTAACCAGCATTGCATTTCTAGACACTCAAGAGATCACCTTCAGTGGACACATGGTTGCCGTAATGGCTTTAATGGAAGCCCCATCCATTGCCGTGGGAATTCTATTGATAGCCCTTTTTTCGACAAAAAGGGATGCTGCTGTGTCAGTTCCCTCAGTGATCAAGCATTCGCTAACCAACGGAAGTGTTCTTCTCATTCTTGGAAGTCTTTTGATCGGCTTTCTGACCAACGACCATCAGGCCGAAGGAATAAGGCCATTCACCACAGACATCTTCAAAGGATTTCTTGCTGTTTTTCTATTAGATATGGGAATAACAAGCGGAAAAAAGCTCTCTGCATTTTGGAGCAACGGTTGGTTTCCATTCGCGTTTGCTGTGATCGTTCCTTTATTCAATGGGTGTTTTGTATCTGTAATTAGTCAATTCATCACCCCAAACCCTGGAGACCGCTTTCTGTTTGCAATTCTAGCTGCGAGTGCATCTTATATTGCTGTACCTGCAGCTATGAAGATAGCAGCGCCAAAAGCCAATCTTGGGCTATATCTTCCGATGGCTTTAGCAATCACCTTTCCGCTTAACATCACCATTGGAATGCCATTGTATATGTCTCTGATCAGAATGTGA
- a CDS encoding outer membrane beta-barrel protein translates to MVTRASLLLLLVSTLAFGQKKNRPELTGPDIIRKGLVRAQMTISPGWTIADGNTNIYLQGDMEYHLQDRISLKGDVSYFIDSQENGYLKHNHSLFFGAQYHFPVKRFDPYIGFHPGISLIQVKNPDQGTPEIPVAYSVSNFKASPAISVATGFNFYVWRYIHFMANLKYVHASHPTEWGTNYALDEFRISFGLGWNVNMIRRKS, encoded by the coding sequence ATGGTAACCAGAGCCTCCCTCCTATTATTGCTTGTGAGTACACTTGCATTTGGACAGAAAAAGAACCGTCCGGAACTTACAGGACCAGACATCATCCGAAAAGGACTGGTTCGTGCACAGATGACCATTTCCCCCGGTTGGACCATTGCTGATGGCAACACCAACATCTACCTACAAGGAGATATGGAATATCATCTTCAAGATCGGATTTCGCTCAAAGGTGATGTCTCTTACTTCATCGACTCGCAGGAAAATGGATACCTGAAACACAATCACAGTTTGTTTTTCGGGGCTCAATATCACTTTCCTGTAAAACGCTTCGATCCGTATATCGGCTTCCATCCAGGCATCAGCCTAATTCAGGTTAAAAATCCTGATCAAGGAACGCCCGAGATTCCCGTTGCCTACTCCGTGTCAAACTTCAAAGCTTCACCCGCAATTTCGGTAGCAACGGGATTCAACTTCTATGTATGGAGATACATCCATTTCATGGCCAATCTGAAGTACGTCCACGCTTCACATCCAACAGAATGGGGCACCAATTATGCCTTAGATGAATTCAGAATCTCATTCGGATTGGGTTGGAATGTGAACATGATAAGGCGTAAATCTTAA
- a CDS encoding YdcF family protein, protein MKSMIKFIYYNVIIALVVAVASCGSTRTAFEKVRPQMPFDAVIVPGVPFDTAWSDIMRLRVLWSYHLYNQGLTKNIIFSGSAVYTPYVESRIMAEYAMKLGVPAEHIFTEERAEHSTENIFYSYYMAKDLGFEKIAVATDPFQSKMVKSFAKRKKLDVAYVPTIFDTIHAYYPDIQITIDPTKAEVDNFTALPEREGFWKRFAGTMGKNLKYRPEEITDASMKLH, encoded by the coding sequence ATGAAATCCATGATCAAGTTCATTTATTATAATGTGATCATCGCCCTTGTGGTTGCGGTGGCTTCGTGTGGCAGCACTAGAACTGCTTTTGAAAAAGTTAGACCTCAGATGCCGTTTGATGCGGTCATAGTTCCGGGTGTTCCCTTCGATACTGCTTGGAGCGACATCATGCGCCTGAGAGTGCTTTGGAGCTATCATTTGTACAACCAAGGACTGACAAAAAACATCATATTCTCTGGCAGTGCAGTTTATACGCCTTATGTGGAATCGCGAATCATGGCAGAATACGCGATGAAATTGGGCGTTCCGGCCGAACACATTTTCACTGAAGAACGTGCCGAGCACAGCACCGAGAACATTTTTTATTCGTACTACATGGCCAAGGATCTAGGCTTCGAGAAAATTGCAGTTGCCACCGATCCATTTCAATCGAAGATGGTAAAGTCCTTCGCGAAGCGCAAAAAGCTAGATGTAGCGTACGTGCCGACCATTTTCGATACGATTCATGCCTATTACCCAGACATCCAAATTACCATTGATCCAACCAAAGCTGAAGTTGACAATTTCACTGCATTGCCAGAACGCGAAGGATTTTGGAAGCGATTTGCTGGAACGATGGGAAAGAATCTTAAATATCGACCAGAAGAAATCACTGATGCTTCTATGAAGCTGCACTGA
- a CDS encoding TlpA family protein disulfide reductase, whose product MKKYFVSLSVAILLASCNATPTDDTAPDFEATLIDGSAFKLSGLKGQYVILDFWASWCGPCIGDFPKLMAVHHKYGTQVTIVTVALEKNDRRWRTVAEKAGFDWKYQIVEETPFVLGSTIAREYGVANIPAKFLITPDGKLISGMDFNQMDVYLAATLGK is encoded by the coding sequence ATGAAAAAATACTTCGTTTCCCTTTCAGTTGCTATTCTTTTGGCCAGTTGCAATGCCACACCAACGGATGACACAGCACCAGATTTTGAAGCCACATTGATCGATGGTTCAGCATTCAAATTGTCAGGTCTCAAAGGGCAATACGTTATTCTCGATTTTTGGGCCTCGTGGTGCGGTCCATGCATTGGAGACTTTCCTAAACTTATGGCCGTACATCATAAATATGGAACGCAGGTAACGATTGTGACTGTTGCATTAGAGAAGAATGACAGAAGATGGAGGACCGTTGCAGAAAAGGCTGGTTTTGACTGGAAGTATCAGATCGTAGAGGAGACTCCATTCGTTCTCGGTTCAACGATTGCGCGCGAATATGGTGTCGCTAATATTCCAGCTAAGTTTCTAATAACTCCTGATGGTAAGTTGATATCTGGTATGGATTTCAACCAGATGGATGTCTATTTGGCTGCTACGCTTGGGAAATAG
- a CDS encoding sterol desaturase family protein translates to MSNKRLFVSNRNESPKMFENPILDFFSRIHFSSVPILFVPITVYFVYRSAFMFEVDLLTVAGLFFAGYFFWTLMEYCIHRFFFHKEFTTEIGKKIHYIAHGIHHDFPNDSLRLVMPPAINLSLAFLFYWSFYGLIQDKGLTAGFFAGFVFGYMVYDLMHFASHFFNFKNRWFQQIKRSHLLHHYREPNSGFGLSTIFWDRVFGTMHPPEVLKKVDLGS, encoded by the coding sequence ATGTCAAACAAACGACTATTCGTATCTAACCGGAATGAGTCTCCTAAGATGTTCGAGAATCCGATTCTCGATTTCTTTTCCCGTATCCATTTCTCTTCGGTTCCAATTCTTTTTGTGCCTATTACGGTCTATTTCGTCTACCGATCGGCATTTATGTTCGAGGTAGATTTACTTACAGTTGCAGGCCTGTTCTTTGCTGGATACTTTTTTTGGACCTTGATGGAATACTGCATTCATCGCTTTTTTTTTCATAAGGAGTTTACGACCGAAATAGGGAAGAAGATCCACTACATCGCTCATGGAATCCATCACGATTTCCCGAACGATTCCTTAAGATTGGTGATGCCGCCTGCGATTAATCTTTCGCTTGCATTTCTGTTTTACTGGAGTTTTTACGGGCTCATCCAAGACAAAGGATTAACTGCAGGTTTCTTTGCAGGCTTTGTGTTTGGCTACATGGTTTACGACCTGATGCATTTTGCATCGCACTTCTTCAATTTCAAGAATCGTTGGTTTCAGCAGATAAAACGAAGCCATTTGCTTCACCATTATCGCGAACCGAACAGTGGATTTGGACTCAGCACGATCTTTTGGGACCGTGTGTTCGGAACCATGCATCCACCGGAAGTGCTTAAAAAAGTGGACTTGGGGAGTTAG
- a CDS encoding tetratricopeptide repeat protein has protein sequence MRGFIIGLVLLITCQLAFAQVRGNYTSQGRYEISKGRYAAAIELLNLSIQQSSFNSEAYFLRGIAKYELEDFIGGEKDFGKAIELNPKNHEAFLYRGVCRSQQLNYKDAFADYNQSIKLNDEDWRVYSNRALASLQLDRYVDVISDCNKVIDLKKDDNFTYLIRGEAKAGLEMYMVAIEDFERAIKMDSTSMRPYLHRGIARSKLQEFDTAIKDFEKAMKLEPENALPVFHRGVAHSEMGRYDQALKDFNSVLKQHPDNAVVYFNRAMVLSDMKRFGDAMADYDRVVQLNPNNILGYYNRGNLKFNRKEYSSALVDFNKAIELFPEFIEAHENQIEVYRILKDRAKFDAAVDDLNKIKQMLAISDDEVKYEQNIKLKKLTELKGDFEPIKQEVGKVQHQKVDIRLLPFYRISAFPETDRNIAVYDGFDRPFYNTGVIAFITVREQKTKEAKEALKRLSELPSINADQMIKLAPLYALAGDFESAYRKLDDCLKSDGQQVACYFARACLLQMELEQHQEQFDEMVGMLDVIDSAYQAKTELLLSKAESDYRKVIELDKEMRFAYFNLGYLLATAERYEEAESQFGLAASSGGNFIEANYNRGLIRIMLGKISKGCEDLSLAGELGLTDSYNIIKRYCE, from the coding sequence ATGAGAGGATTTATAATTGGACTTGTGCTTTTAATTACCTGTCAGTTGGCATTTGCCCAAGTGCGTGGCAATTACACAAGTCAAGGCAGATACGAGATCAGCAAAGGACGTTATGCCGCGGCCATCGAGCTGCTCAATCTTTCCATTCAGCAAAGCAGCTTTAACTCAGAAGCTTATTTTCTGCGAGGAATTGCCAAGTACGAGTTAGAAGATTTTATAGGTGGCGAAAAGGATTTCGGTAAGGCCATAGAATTGAATCCAAAGAATCACGAAGCCTTTTTATACCGTGGTGTTTGCAGAAGCCAACAACTGAATTACAAGGACGCTTTTGCAGATTACAACCAGTCGATAAAGCTGAATGATGAGGATTGGCGCGTTTATTCAAATAGAGCCTTGGCCAGTCTTCAATTGGATAGATATGTGGATGTGATCAGCGATTGCAATAAAGTGATCGACCTGAAAAAGGATGATAATTTCACCTATTTGATCAGAGGAGAAGCAAAGGCTGGATTGGAAATGTATATGGTTGCCATCGAAGATTTTGAACGCGCCATTAAAATGGATTCAACCAGTATGCGACCTTATTTGCATCGAGGAATTGCGCGGTCTAAACTGCAGGAGTTCGACACGGCCATCAAAGATTTTGAAAAGGCCATGAAACTAGAACCTGAAAATGCGCTTCCGGTTTTTCATCGCGGAGTAGCGCATTCGGAAATGGGTAGATACGACCAAGCATTGAAGGATTTCAATTCGGTGCTTAAACAACATCCTGACAATGCAGTGGTGTATTTCAATAGAGCGATGGTTTTATCTGATATGAAGCGTTTTGGAGATGCTATGGCAGATTATGACCGTGTCGTTCAGCTGAATCCGAATAATATTCTTGGTTACTATAATCGTGGAAATCTCAAATTCAACAGGAAAGAATATTCATCTGCTTTGGTCGATTTCAACAAGGCGATTGAACTCTTTCCAGAATTTATTGAGGCGCATGAGAATCAAATAGAAGTGTATAGGATCTTAAAAGACCGAGCAAAGTTTGATGCAGCTGTAGATGATTTGAACAAGATCAAGCAAATGCTGGCCATTTCAGATGATGAAGTGAAATATGAGCAGAACATCAAATTGAAGAAACTAACTGAATTGAAGGGTGATTTTGAACCGATAAAGCAAGAGGTTGGCAAGGTTCAGCATCAGAAAGTCGATATCAGACTGTTGCCGTTTTATCGCATTTCCGCTTTTCCGGAAACCGATAGGAACATTGCAGTTTACGATGGTTTCGATCGTCCGTTTTACAACACTGGGGTCATTGCATTCATCACCGTTAGGGAACAGAAGACGAAAGAGGCCAAAGAAGCATTGAAGCGGCTTTCCGAACTACCAAGCATCAATGCGGATCAAATGATAAAGTTGGCACCATTGTATGCATTAGCAGGCGATTTTGAATCTGCTTACCGCAAGTTGGATGATTGCTTGAAGTCTGACGGACAGCAAGTGGCCTGCTATTTTGCACGTGCGTGTTTGTTGCAGATGGAATTGGAGCAGCATCAAGAGCAATTTGATGAGATGGTCGGGATGCTCGATGTGATCGATTCTGCCTATCAGGCAAAGACGGAATTGCTGCTTTCCAAGGCAGAATCAGATTATCGGAAAGTGATTGAACTCGATAAGGAAATGCGCTTTGCCTACTTCAATTTAGGATATCTTCTGGCTACTGCTGAACGTTATGAAGAAGCAGAAAGCCAGTTCGGGTTGGCAGCATCATCTGGTGGAAATTTCATTGAAGCCAATTACAATCGTGGACTCATTCGGATCATGCTTGGTAAGATCTCGAAAGGTTGCGAAGACCTTAGTCTGGCAGGTGAATTGGGGTTGACCGATTCCTACAATATCATTAAACGATATTGCGAATAA